One Bacteroidales bacterium genomic window, TTTCATGCCACCATTTCGTGAGTGGGATCGTTGAAACCGTTCCGGCCAACAGACCCACCCGAACATTGGATTATGGTGATGGAACATGCGATAATATTGCCACGGTAACTGTAGGAAACAGAACCTTTATAATCAGGTTGCCTTAAACGAAATATCCTGAAACTCCGGAATATTGCATAAATTGCAAGCTTCCGGAGTTTCTAATATTTTCAGATACGCTAAGGCAGGATGACATCAGAAGGTCAAAAGGTTGAAAAAGAAATATCGTCGCAGGACGAAAACGGCTTCAGACAGATTGTTGCCGATCATAGCCGGATACTTTATTCTCACATTCGCAGTATGGTCCTTGACCATGATGATGCCGATGACGTTCTTCAAAATACTTTTATCAAAGCGTGGCAAAACCTGGATGGTTTCAGGAATCAGTCAAAAATAGGTACATGGCTGTTCCGCATTGCAACCAACGAAGCCTTGCAGCACTTGAGAAAACAGAGAATCAGGAACTTGTTTTTAATCTCATCTAAGCCATATTCCGGGCAACAAGCTCCTGAGTTCGGATCAAACAATGCCGAGGCGATAAAAAGAAAACTTGAAAATGCCATGCATAATTTATCGGTTCAGCAACGCATGGTGTTTGGATTGAGATATTATAACGATATGAAGTACACCGAGATGGCCGAGATTCTGCAACTAAGCGAGGGAACACTTAAAGCAGTGTATCATAACGCGGTGAAAAAGATTGAAAAGTACTTAATGGCTAATGTTTAATATTATGGATCAGAAGTTTGAAGATTTGCGTGGCAAAGGGCCTGATGGGTTTCCCGGAATTCCTGAAAATTATTTCAAAGAGCTTCCGGACAAGCTGGTAATTATAGCCCGCGAAAAGAATAACATCAAACCTCATCTTTTCGTTCGACCCGCTTTTAGGGCCATTGCTGCCGTAATGCTGATTATTATCAGCATTGGTGTTCTGCTAATCATTGACATAGCTGACCCGGATAAGAACATCATAGTTCATAATCAACCTGCAATTGAACATCCGGAACAGTTAACTGAAATTAACGGTATATCTGATTCAGATATCAGTCTAGTTGAAAAAGACACACTGGTTATCAAGCCGGAACCATCTTTGAGTTCTGATCCCGCTAATGGATTTGACGACTTGTTTGCTGAATTGGACGAAATTCCTTTTGATGTCATTCTTGATTACCTTGCCGAAGCAGATGAATTCGAATTTTAAAAAATACAGACTATGAAAAAGTTTACCCAATCATTGATGGTTGTCCCCGTGCTTATGATCGTAATAGCTTCTCATGCATTGTTTGCGCAGCAAAGGCCAGGCCTTCAACAAGGCCGGGAAAGACTTGAGGTCGCAAAAACCACATTCCTTTCACGTCAAATGAAGCTGACTCCCGAAGAAGCCAGGCTTTTCTGGCCGGTGTATGATCAATATCAGGAAGCCTTGAGCCAACTCAAGGATGAACGCCTTGAAGCTTTTCAGAGTATTGCTGAAGGGCTTGAAAATAAAAGCGATCAGGAAATAAACGCAATGATTGATGAGCGCCTCCTTCATGCCGAAAAGGCGCTGGCCGCGCGTAAAAAGCTTGTCAGGGATTTAAGGGAATTTTTACCTCCAATCAAGATCGCTGTCTTTTTCAGGGCGGAGCAGCAATTCAACCGGGAACTGCAACAACGCATGATAGAACGGCGCAACGGGCGCAGACCCCCAGGTCCGGACCACTAGAGTTCGGAGTAAGTTAGGCTGTTTCGGGTTTCAACTTACATGTTCGATTAACTTGCAGGCAGTTGAACATGCATTTAGTAATTACTGCTTGCTTTTGCGCTTACGCTCATGCTCATCCAGAATGATTTTTCGTAAACGGATGGATTTCGGCGTTACTTCAACGTATTCATCGTCTTTAATGTATTCCATGGCTTCTTCAAGCGAAAACCTAACCGGAGGTACAATAATAGTTTTATCATCCGATCCGGAAGCCCGCATGTTGCTAAGCTTTTTGGTTTTGGTAACGTTGATAAGCAAGTCGTCCTGCCGGCTGTGTTCACCTATAATTTGACCGGCATAAATTTCTTCCTTCTGGAAAATGAAAAACTTTCCGCGATCCTGCAATTTGTCAATGCTGTATGCAATGGCAGTGCCGGTTTCCATAGCCAGCAATGAGCCGTTCATGCGGTTCGGAATTTCACCTTTCCAGGGTTCGTAAGCTTTGAACCGGTGTGCGATCACGGCTTCGCCTTCAGTTGCAGTCAGGATCGGATTGGTTAAACCAATGATACCTCTTGCGGGAATATTGAATTCAAGGATCACACGATCACTTCGGGTTTCAATAGTTAAAACTTCTCCCTTGCGGCGGGTTACGATTTCGATCACTTTTCCAGAAAACGATTCCGGCACGCTGATGGTCAGAAATTCAACCGGTTCATGTTTTTCACCATTGATTTCTTTAACAAGCACCTGGGGCTGACCAATCTGAAACTCATACCCTTCGCGGCGCATGGTTTCAACAAGAATTGAAAGATGAAGGATGCCCCGGCCAAAAACAAGCAAACGATCAGGCGAATCTGTTTCTTCAACCCTGAGAGCAAGGTTCTTTTCGGTTTCCTTGAAAAGCCTGTCGCGCACATGCCTGGATGTTACATAAATTCCTTCCCTGCCAAAAAACGGGGAATTGTTAATGGTGAACAGCATGCTCATGGTTGGTTCATCCACCATGATGGGCGTGAGGGCTTCAGGCGCTTCAAAGTCAGCAACGGTATCGCCAATCTCGAAATTTTCAAGACCGAGCACCGCACAAATTTCGCCGGTTTCAAGCGGATGTTTTACTTTTTCTTTGCCCAATCCTTCAAAGCGGTACAGCTCTTTCACCAATGATTTAATAACTCTTCCATCGCTTTTAACGAGCGAAACCTGCATCCCTGCCTGAATACTTCCACGCAGAATCCTGCCAACTGCAATTCTGCCGATATAAGATGAGTAATCCAGGGAACTGATTTGCATTTGGAGGTTGCCAGGCAATTGCACAGGTGGCGGAATATGCTCAATGATCATATCGAGCAAATAGCTGACATCGGTAGCTTCTTCCTCCCAGTGAGCGGCCATCCATCCTTCTTTTGAAGAACCGAAAACGGTAGGAAAGTTCAATTGATCTTCGGTGGCGCCAAGGCTAAACATCAGATCAAATACATCCTCCTGGGTTCCTTCAGGATCGCAGTTGGGTTTATCCACTTTGTTAACCACAACGATGGGTTTCAAACCCAGATTCAGCGCTTTTTCGAGCACAAAGCGGGTTTGCGGCATAGGGCCTTCAAAAGCGTCAACCACCAGTAGCACGCCATCGGCCATATTGAGCACACGCTCTACCTCGCCGCCAAAGTCGGTGTGGCCAGGTGTATCAATGATATTGATTTTGACATCCTTGTAACGCACGGCAACATTTTTCGCAAGAATGGTGATGCCGCGTTCGCGTTCCAGTTCGTTTGAATCAAGGATGAGTTCGCCCATGTCCTGGTTATCACGGAAAAGCTTTACCTGGTGCAGTATCCTGTCAACCAAAGTTGTTTTTCCATGATCAACGTGGGCTATTATGGCTATATTTCTGATTTGTTGCATGTTGTAAGATTAAACTCCGCCTTTTAGAAAAGCGGTGCAAAGGTAGGGTTATTCAGCGAGATAAGTCAGTCTCATTTCTCGCCAAATCAGATATTAATATGGATTATGTTTTAGGAAGTAATAATGCAATAGTGCTTGAATAGCCATTTTTAATTGATCAGGCCAACAATCCTCTCCAACCACTCTCTGTCCACATCATCAAAAGAATTCAAAGCAGTGCTGTCAATATCCAGCACTCCGTAAGCATTGCCTGATTTGTCGAAAAGCGGAATCACGATTTCGGATTTTGAACGGCTGTCGCAGGCAATATGGCCAGGGAATTTTTCAACATCAGGAACAATTATTGATTTACCTGCATTTAATCCGGCCCAGCAAACTCCGGTATCCTTTTTCAGCACTTGGCAGGCTACCGGTCCCTGGTAGGGTCCAACGGTAAGCTCACCCTCAACCAAACGGTAAAACCCGCACCAGAAAAAATAATCCATTTTATGATAGAGTACCGCTGAAATGCTTGCCATTCGGGCAGTAGGGTCGGAACTTTTTGTTAATAATTCCTCTAACTGCTTGTATATGCGCTGGTATCGGTCTGCTATTTTCTTTGTTTCCATTCCTGAGATTGTTTTGAATCAGGTTACAAAAATACACCTTAAATTTCTACCTTTGCACTCCCATTCATCACTCGGGAACAACTAATAACCTACTGATATGAGTAACTTTATCGGAATCCGGCTCGAAGACAAATACCTTATGGAGCGTCGGACACCCCTCACCCCCAAACACTTAGCACGACTTATTAAAGAAAAGAAACTGGACTTCATTGTTCAGCGTTCGAAGAAACGGATTTTCTCAGAAGAAGAATATGTAGCCGCCGGTGCCCGTGTTGAAGATAATTTGAATGAGTGTTCAATCATTCTTGGTGTGAAAGAAATTCCCCTCTCATTTTTTGAACCTGATAAAACCTATGTGTTCTTCTCCCATGTCATCAAAGGACAGGCCTACAACATGCCCATGCTCAAAAAGATGATGGAACTTAAATGCAACCTTATTGAGTACGAACGCATTGTGGACGAGCAAGGCAAACGCCTGATTTTCTTCGGG contains:
- a CDS encoding RNA polymerase sigma factor produces the protein MTSEGQKVEKEISSQDENGFRQIVADHSRILYSHIRSMVLDHDDADDVLQNTFIKAWQNLDGFRNQSKIGTWLFRIATNEALQHLRKQRIRNLFLISSKPYSGQQAPEFGSNNAEAIKRKLENAMHNLSVQQRMVFGLRYYNDMKYTEMAEILQLSEGTLKAVYHNAVKKIEKYLMANV
- a CDS encoding GAF domain-containing protein, which translates into the protein METKKIADRYQRIYKQLEELLTKSSDPTARMASISAVLYHKMDYFFWCGFYRLVEGELTVGPYQGPVACQVLKKDTGVCWAGLNAGKSIIVPDVEKFPGHIACDSRSKSEIVIPLFDKSGNAYGVLDIDSTALNSFDDVDREWLERIVGLIN
- the typA gene encoding translational GTPase TypA, which gives rise to MQQIRNIAIIAHVDHGKTTLVDRILHQVKLFRDNQDMGELILDSNELERERGITILAKNVAVRYKDVKINIIDTPGHTDFGGEVERVLNMADGVLLVVDAFEGPMPQTRFVLEKALNLGLKPIVVVNKVDKPNCDPEGTQEDVFDLMFSLGATEDQLNFPTVFGSSKEGWMAAHWEEEATDVSYLLDMIIEHIPPPVQLPGNLQMQISSLDYSSYIGRIAVGRILRGSIQAGMQVSLVKSDGRVIKSLVKELYRFEGLGKEKVKHPLETGEICAVLGLENFEIGDTVADFEAPEALTPIMVDEPTMSMLFTINNSPFFGREGIYVTSRHVRDRLFKETEKNLALRVEETDSPDRLLVFGRGILHLSILVETMRREGYEFQIGQPQVLVKEINGEKHEPVEFLTISVPESFSGKVIEIVTRRKGEVLTIETRSDRVILEFNIPARGIIGLTNPILTATEGEAVIAHRFKAYEPWKGEIPNRMNGSLLAMETGTAIAYSIDKLQDRGKFFIFQKEEIYAGQIIGEHSRQDDLLINVTKTKKLSNMRASGSDDKTIIVPPVRFSLEEAMEYIKDDEYVEVTPKSIRLRKIILDEHERKRKSKQ